Genomic window (Luteibacter yeojuensis):
ACCTGCCGTTCGAGGTCGATGAGCCCATGGCCGCCGCGCCGGCACCGGCACCCGCTCCAACGCCCGCCCCGCCACCGCCGCCGCCGCCGCGGACGCCGCCGCCGCGATCCGACCTGGGCCGCCGCCCGTCGAACGCGCCGGTCGAGCGGATCGTCAGCCTATATGTCGTGGCGCGCGAAGGTAGCCGCTTCAACGGTTCCGATCTGGTCGTCGCGGCGGAGAAGGCCGGCCTCGAATTCGGCGACATGGGCATCTACCACCGCCTGGTGGACGGTCACCCGGAACAGGGGCCGATCTTCAGCGTGGCCAACCTCGTGAAGCCGGGTAACTTCGACATGGCGCGCATCGCTTCGCTGCAGACGCCGGGTCTCTCGTTTTTCATGGCGTTGCCGGGTCCGGTCCCGGCCCTGGATGCATGGGACGCGATGCTCCCCACGGCGCAGCGCCTCGCCGAGCTCCTCGACGGTCTCGTACTCGACGAGGAGCGCAACGCGCTCGGCCGCCAGCGCATCGCGCACATCCGCGACGAACTGCGGGGCTGGGATCGCGGGCACGAGGGCGAAGAAATCAAGTTCGGGCAATAGATCCGTGTACACGCCGAAGGACTTCGTCGAAGCGCGCCTGCCGGTATTGCACGACGCCATGCGTTCGAATCCTTTCGGCACGCTGGTCACGGCGGGCGAGGGCGGCATCGAAGCCACGCACGTGCCGTTCGTGCTGGCGCGGGACGAAGGCCCGATGGGCACGCTGTATGCGCACGTGGCCCGTGGCAACGACCACATCGTGCGCCATCCGGGTGAAGTCCTGGCGATCTTCACCGGGCCGCACGCGTACATCTCACCGAACGGTTATCCAGGCAAGGCGACGCATCACCGCGAGGTGCCCACCTGGAATTACATCGCCGTGCACGCTTACGGCATGCCGGAAACGTTCACCGATGCCCCACGATTACTGGATCTGTTGACCCGCCTGACCATCCAGTCGGAGCACGACGGCGATCAGGCGCAGCCGTGGAAATTGAGTGACGCACCGGCCGATTACGTGACCCCGATGCTGCGAGGCATCGTGGGCATCCGCATCCCCCTCGCACGCATCGAGGGCAAATGGAAACTCGGCCAGAACCGGCCGGCCGAGGATCGCGAAGGTTCCGCACAGCTGCTGAACCAGCGTGCCGGCGACAACGAACAAGCCATCGCGGAAGCGATGCGCTCGATCTAATACCCCCTCACGTCGTTCCTGCGAAAGCAGGAACCCAGCGTCTTATCGCTCCTGCGCTTCGTATCGTTACCTACGTGATCGGATAACTCGCTAATCGCGAGTTCATGCCTGATGCGGCTTCGCCGCCGCATCTATGTTGCTCGTTTGCTTCGTAGGATGGGCTCGCCTTGCGGCCTCGCGCTCGGCGCCTGCGCCGCGACGAAGTGGCCAGCCGCCGTCCCCCTCGCCGCGAAGGCTTACGTCGTTCCTTGGGAAAGGAGGAGCCGCTGCGCGGCTCAATGTCTTATGGCTGACGCCCCGGCGGACCCGGGCGGTCGGGCGGGAGTCTTCGACTCGGCATCCTGCCTCGACGAAGACCGCCGGCCGTCCAGGCCGGCGCCCCTTCGGGGTCTTGTCCGCCCGACCGCCCTCGACTCCAGACATCGCGGCGAGGGGGACGGCGGCTGGCCTTGATGTGGTGAGGTGTCGTGTTGGAAAAGCGGAACCGATGGTGCGCTGTCGCTTTCTTGTGGAACGAGTCGCTGGGCACCCGCTTTCGCGGGTGCTACGGTGAGGGGGAGGAACCGTGCTTTGTGTGGGAGCCGCTTCAGCGGCGATGGGTGCTCGCGAAAACACGCCCGATTGCGAATGATCGTAAACCCGATATCAGTCGACCACGCTCATCGCCCGAGCGCGCATCCAAGCTGTTGCCACGCTTCAGTAGCGCCTACAGACAACAGGGAATTCGTTTGCTACCTTCGGGCCGTTGCCTGCGCTGTCGACACGAAAACGCTACGCAGACAACCATCGCTAGATGTGGTGAGAAGCGCGAACCGAAGGTGCTGCAAACACCCTCGGTTCGCTGACCAAAACCAACTAGGCTCAAATGGAGGATTGATTTTGGCTACCCCCGATCATACGGCACGCCCGCGCCCACCGAACCTTCCGGGCGGCACCTTCCACCTGTAAGGCTTTCTGCCAGTCAGGCAGAAGCGGTTGTAGAACCGCGGTGCTTGCCGTGCTCGTGAGATATTTCTTACCGCCGTAACCGGCGCGCTCCCTTGCGCCGGTGGAAAGCGGCCGGCACCGCTCATTCGTCAATCACGCCACCCGGTTCCCCAAGGTACCGGTGAAGCCTCGCGTTCCCTATGGTCCGCGGCGCGTCGAAGTCTGGCGCGCCGCGTTTGGCCGAGGCGCCGGCGTAAGCAAGGAGCAAAGCGATGATCTGCTCTTCGGAAAATCGCTTCTTCACGTCCAATCTCCGTCAGTTGGGGGATTGGACTCCAACTCGCCGTGCTACTCAAAACTGGGGGGCGTCGCTCTCCCAACACCACACCGCACCGTATCAAGGCCAGCCGCCGTCCCCCTCGCCGCGATGTCTGGAGTCGAGGGCGGTCGGGCGGACAAGACCCCGAAGGGGCGCCGGCCTGGACGGCCGGCGGTCTTCGTCGAGGCAGGATGCCGAGTCGAAGACTCCCGCCCGACCGCCCGGGTCCGCCGGGGCGTCAGCCATAAGACATTGAGCCGCGCAGCGGCTCCTCCTTTCCCAAGGAACGACGTAAGCCTTCGCGGCGAGGGGGACGGCGGCTGGCCACTTCGTCGCGGCGCAGGCGCCGAGCGCGAGGCCGCAAGGCGAGCCCATCCTACGAAGCAAACGAGCAACATAGATGCGGCGGCGAAGCCGCATCAGGCATGAACTCGCG
Coding sequences:
- the zipA gene encoding cell division protein ZipA, with translation MNPAIGLAWNPAVGIPMLFVGIVVLVLLWLFGQPRKEQGRRKPVQESPERARERREPVFGDEAQPGEDAMASFPARDDEDANDPLFNPKPAQGELDVDLRAELERLGASLAGERTASPAPAMPEEPAPRPARVDPRLDLPFEVDEPMAAAPAPAPAPTPAPPPPPPPRTPPPRSDLGRRPSNAPVERIVSLYVVAREGSRFNGSDLVVAAEKAGLEFGDMGIYHRLVDGHPEQGPIFSVANLVKPGNFDMARIASLQTPGLSFFMALPGPVPALDAWDAMLPTAQRLAELLDGLVLDEERNALGRQRIAHIRDELRGWDRGHEGEEIKFGQ
- a CDS encoding FMN-binding negative transcriptional regulator, which translates into the protein MYTPKDFVEARLPVLHDAMRSNPFGTLVTAGEGGIEATHVPFVLARDEGPMGTLYAHVARGNDHIVRHPGEVLAIFTGPHAYISPNGYPGKATHHREVPTWNYIAVHAYGMPETFTDAPRLLDLLTRLTIQSEHDGDQAQPWKLSDAPADYVTPMLRGIVGIRIPLARIEGKWKLGQNRPAEDREGSAQLLNQRAGDNEQAIAEAMRSI